TTTAGAATAAAACCTCAGCTCAACTTCACGAAAGATGCATTCTTATGGTACTTACCTGAGTGTATCCAATCCTTGCTACAATATTTCTGTTTTATGACAAACTTGGTTTCCACGAAACTAAGTTTCTAGGAAGACCTATACAAGGGAAATGGCAGGAGACTGGTGTAAATCTAAGTAACTAATTATAACAGCCGTTGTGCATCATTCTTGCTTAAAGGAACAAACTTTCAAGAGGATTTTGACTAGCTGATAGGAGACCAATTTGCTTCCTATAAGCCTATAGTGTTAATCTTGTTGAATGCCTGGAAGTCACCAAGTCTTTCACTTGTTAAAAACTGAGAAGGCCTGGAGAGAACTTGAGATTATTTCTTCttcataaaagaaacaaaacgaAGTGGATACCAAGTAAAGTTGggctatttttttcttctcctagaCAAAAGGAGAAGGCTGCAGAAGAACGCCTTCACTATTATTTACTAATACTGGTCGAGCTAACACTTGAAAACTTAACTTCTTTAAGGATTAAGACGGAAAAGAGGATTTACAAATGGCACAAACAAATTTAAAGAGTAATTGTCCAAGCTGAAACAGATATCAAGGTTATGCAACCATGATGATGCAGGAATATAGGTCCATAAGACAGTAGCATTAGAATACTGAGAGCTGTTAATAAAAGTTGGCagccaaaaagaaaattgaaataaaccAACAGACTATAGTTTAAACAAAAGCATTAGTAAGTTTAGATATAACATTCCACAGccaaaaaaggataaaataccATTTGATTGGCTGACGAATCCAACAGTATCGAGATTAAAGCATCCAGACATGCACCTTGTTCAAGAACTCCTCGAGTTGACAAAACATTCATCAAAACCTGTATCATATCAAGCAGTCAAGGATTAAACTACACATTATACTATATAACTAAAGACCGAATACTTTGCACCATTCTTGAAACATTTTTGTCCACTCATATGAGCACTGAAGTGATATTACCAAATTCTGAGTACAATAAAAAGATATATCATggtacttaataattaataattcacaCGACTAAACGGTTGGTTCATTTAGGCGTATGCTTCCCCCTACTCAAAGAGTTGAGGTCAACTTCTCCCTCTTccacataaaaaaaattcgataACAATAATCCACTACATTTATCTTACATTTGAAGAGTTTTATTAAGCATAGAAGATtctaattatatgtttttctttcCTTGAGTCAATAGTAACAAcctttaagtttattttgtttcaaaaggCTTGTATTGTTTATTGAGGGACACAAACTTAAATTCAGTAGACTAGTCTATGCTCaagtaaaagctaaaattaaaacttagcATATATTTCTATTTGCAAAAAGATTGAATGCATGTATTAACTGTAAATTTTAACCACcacaaaattccaaatatatacatatatatttatataaacctAATCAGCCAAAATATTCACTGCCTATTATAGACTATGACAAATTTATTCAAGACAACTATAATGAATGGAactagtaatttaataaatgtttagaaaaaatttgaatCCATAAGCATATTATTGTAGGCAATGGATGAGGAAATGCTGCTGGTTGAAACCTGATCCAAAAAATAAAGTGGTTAAATGTCGGCAAATTGCAGCCGTAAAACAACACACTGAAGGGGCGTTTGGTTCATAAAATCCTACATTCCtgatgataataaaaaatgcCGGAATTACATTCCCTTAGTTTGGACTCCAAAGACTATCGAGCAGGTAATCTTACATTCTGAACAGAGCTAAAATTCAGTAATATAGGGGTAATCTCAATACATTCGTGGAGcatatataagtttaatttgCATGCTAACGACGGAAAAAATTGTTTCaacttctttccttatatatgttaaaaaagaAGCAAATGCCATAACAAGGACAGGTTAATGTAATATATCCGATTAGTGCTAAGTAATCTTACATTTGGATAATTCCCTTACTAAAGGTAAGCTTCCATTCCTTGAACCAAACGCCCCTTATGGTTTTGGTTTAAGATAATTTGACATGCTCAAAACTACATTCTACAATGGTATGTAATGTTCACTTTTCAATCCTAGTTCACATTTCCCATCAACGAGAGATTTGTCAGTCATTCACGAAAGCAATCTAATTACCGGGATGGCTTTATGTTGATGGGCCAAACGAGTACTTTCAGGGTGAAGTAGACAGCAACCTTCCAAGACTCTAAGCGCAAGAGCAACTTCTGAATCCGTGGAAGGACTTTTAACCTTCATTGGCTCCACGCTGAATATGTGATCCAAGCTTCCCACCTTTTCATCCTCTGTTTCTTTAAATGAATGCTCAAACAACAGCGGAACCACTGCCATCAAGAGACTCATAATTcacacataaaaaaataagaaaataaaaaccgATAGATTctttagagaaaaataaaagatttaaagaTCACGAACCTTGGAGGTCAGGGATGGACTGGGTTTGGGAAAAGAGAGTGATGGAGGAGTCAGACTGCGCTATGGATCGGAGGGATTTGAGGAGGAAACGAAGGCCACGGACTCGGAGGAAAGAGAACTCGGCGCGGACGTCGCACAAGCCAGTGCGGAGAGCGAGGGTGACTTCTCTGTAGATTCGTTGCTTGTTGAGAGAGTTAACAAGTTCTTCAACCGCACTCGTTGCAGCAGCCGCGGCAGCCTCTGATTCTGGGTCTCTTGGCGATGACGATGATGGAGAAGGAGGTTCGTTTGACTCTGTTCTCTTGCTCCATAATGGTTCTTTCAAATTCATctgtgttttttctttttttcaaaaaataatgttttctattgaatttgaaaatctCTAAAACTTTCCTTCTGGTCCTGTTTGGTTTAGAGGAAAATTCGAGGAGGAAATTttgaggaggaaaataaataatcttTGTGTTCCCTTAAGAGTTAAGACGGAAAAATATATCTTGCACGTTCTCAGCcacaaaggaaataaaaatgatcaaagaaaaaaagaaaaaaagggaaataaaacTATGTCGTTTAAGCTGATCGAAAACCTATACATAAAGTGGGTGAAAGTAGGTTAGAGAGCGTacgggtgagcattcgatcgaatcgaatcgaatc
The Gossypium raimondii isolate GPD5lz chromosome 8, ASM2569854v1, whole genome shotgun sequence DNA segment above includes these coding regions:
- the LOC105791220 gene encoding uncharacterized protein LOC105791220 isoform X1; the encoded protein is MNLKEPLWSKRTESNEPPSPSSSSPRDPESEAAAAAATSAVEELVNSLNKQRIYREVTLALRTGLCDVRAEFSFLRVRGLRFLLKSLRSIAQSDSSITLFSQTQSIPDLQVVPLLFEHSFKETEDEKVGSLDHIFSVEPMKVKSPSTDSEVALALRVLEGCCLLHPESTRLAHQHKAIPVLMNVLSTRGVLEQGACLDALISILLDSSANQMDFEACNGIEEVAELIRDKQVDENLRLKCGEFLLLLIGHVNGRERSPIATIHEEVRRLLGEKSASLIWAASQFGSTLDPEQRLTALHIQARRVLESLDLY
- the LOC105791220 gene encoding uncharacterized protein LOC105791220 isoform X2, yielding MNLKEPLWSKRTESNEPPSPSSSSPRDPESEAAAAAATSAVEELVNSLNKQRIYREVTLALRTGLCDVRAEFSFLRVRGLRFLLKSLRSIAQSDSSITLFSQTQSIPDLQVVPLLFEHSFKETEDEKVGSLDHIFSVEPMKVKSPSTDSEVALALRVLEGCCLLHPESTRLAHQHKAIPVLMNVLSTRGVLEQGACLDALISILLDSSANQMDFEACNGIEEVAELIRDKQVDENLRKDCSADQIEMWRVLASTHWACKWEGKVSHSNHS